From one Ctenopharyngodon idella isolate HZGC_01 chromosome 15, HZGC01, whole genome shotgun sequence genomic stretch:
- the LOC127495674 gene encoding GTPase IMAP family member 9-like, with the protein MNLSSSHGCSELRIVLLGPKNAEKSSAGNTILGKKEFDLKRTLHCMKIHSEIAGTKIAVVDTPGWWGNLPFEENPELYKQEIVLSVTKCPPGPHVLLLVLNVDTPFKQNEKDILCDNVRCFGDEVWRHTIVLFTCTDQPGGITTQQFIENENETLQWLIEKCGNRYHELNTKNWGDGSQVTELLKKIQDMVEENRGGHYKIERKILQDVEEKRREQEKRADERRIKKSASKRQDKNKGR; encoded by the exons ATGAATCTAAGCAGTTCACACGGCTGCTCAG AGCTGAGAATTGTCCTTTTGGGTCCAAAAAATGCTGAGAAAAGTTCGGCAGGAAACACTATCCTGGGCAAAAAGGAGTTTGACTTAAAAAGGACTTTGCACTGTATGAAGATACACAGTGAAATAGCTGGCACGAAGATCGCTGTGGTTGATACTCCAGGCTGGTGGGGAAATTTACCCTTTGAAGAAAATCCTGAACTTTATAAACAGGAAATTGTCCTGAGTGTGACTAAATGTCCTCCAGGACCTCATGTCCTACTCCTGGTCTTAAATGTGGACACAccatttaaacaaaatgaaaaagacaTTCTGTGTGATAATGTTAGATGTTTTGGGGATGAAGTATGGAGGCACACAATAGTGTTGTTCACCTGTACAGATCAACCTGGAGGTATAACAACACAACAGTTTATtgagaatgaaaatgaaacccTTCAGTGGCTCATTGAGAAATGTGGGAATAGATATCATGAGCTCAATACTAAAAACTGGGGTGATGGATCTCAGGTCACAGAACTGCTTAAGAAAATACAGGATATGGTGGAAGAAAACAGAGGCGGCCATTATAAAATAGAGAGAAAGATTTTGCAAGATGTGGAGGAGAAGAGGAGAGAACAGGAAAAGAGAGCAGATGAAAGAAGGATAAAAAAATCAGCATCTAAAAGACAAGACAAGAACAAGGG GAGATGA